The genomic region GGCCGACTCCGCGTGGACGGGGCGGACGCCGCCGGCGGCGTAGGGGACGAACGCGGGCTGCTCGGGCAGGGCCCGGGGGTAGTACACGTGCGAGTCGACGCCGTGGGCGGCCAGGTGGTCCACGAGGGCGTCGCGCCGCTCGGCCAGGACCGCGTACACGTAGTGGCAGCGCCCGTCTCCGCCCACCGGCGGCGCCACGATCCCCCGGTCGGCCAGGGGCGCGAAACGGTCGGAGTAGTAGCCGGCGATCTCCGCGCGCCGGGCCAGGCGGCCGGGCAGGCCGGCCAGGCGGCGCAGCTGGAAGTCGGCCATGACCTCGTCGAAGCGGCTGTTGTAGCCGACGCGGTGGTGGCGGAAGCGGTGGACTCCGTCCTGCCCGTGGTTGCGCAGCATGCGCACGTCGGCGGCCAGCGACGTGTCACCGGTGACCACCGCACCGCCCTCGCCCGGCATTCCGAACGTCTTGACCTGGACGAAGGAGTAGACGCCCGCGTCGCCCCACAGGCCGGCGGGACGGCCGCGGAGCGTTCCGCCCTGGGCCACCGCCGAGTCCTCGACCAGGCGCAGGCCGTGGCGGTCGGCCAGCGCGCGGAAGGCGGGCATGTCCGCCATGACGGAGAACATGTGCGCGGGCATCAGTGCCTTGGTCCGCTCGGTGATGAGCGCCTCGGCCGCCGCGGGGTCCGCGGTCAGGGTGCGCGGGTCGATGTCGGCGAAGACCGGACGGGCACCGCGGTTGGCGACCGTACTGGCCAGGGGCGCGCAGCCGAAGGCGGGCACCACCACCTCGTCGCCCGGCCCCACGCCCATCGCCGCCAGGATCAGGGTGAGGGCGGAGGTCCCGCTGGAGCAGGCGACGACGTCGGCCGCGCCCAGGTCCTCGCGCAGCGCGCGTTCCAGGCGCGCGGTGCGCTCCCCGAGGATGAACTTCTGGTCGGTGCCCGTACCGATCGAGTACACCGCGTCCAGCAGGGCCGCGCGGTCGTCCTCGAACAGGTCGGGGGGAAAGAAGCGGATGGTCTCGGCGGTCACCGCGGTCACCGTCGCCTCCCGGTGAAGAAGTCCTCGATCCCGTCGCACACCCGGTCGACGTCGGCGTCGGCCAGGTCCGCGTGCAGGGGCAGGGCCAGGGCCGCCGCGCACGCCGCCTCGGCGCGCGGGAAGTCCCCGGGCCGGTGTCCGAGGTGGGCGAAGCAGGGTTGCAGGTGGAGGGGGGTGGGGTAGTAGACCTCGGTCGCGATACCCCGGGCGCCCAGGTGCGAGGCGAGGGCGTCGCGTTCCTCGACCTCGATGAGGTGGACGTAGCTGACGCGGTTTCCGCCGGGGTGGGGCGGCACGTCGCCCGGTACCGCGAGCACACCGGGGACCGCGCGCAACCGCTCGTCGTAGCGAGCGGACAGCTCGGCTCTGCGGGCGATGTCGTCGTCGAGGCGGCCCAGTTTGGCGAGCAGGACGGCGGCCTGGATGTCGTCCATCTTGCTGTTGTAGCCGGAGTGGACCGTGGGGTTGGAGATCCCGGGGAAATGGTCCAGCGTGCGGCCGCTCCGTCCGTGGTGGCGCAGGGCCCGCGCGGTCTCGGCGACGGTGTCGTCGTCGGTGAGCAGCGCTCCGGCGTCGCCGATGGCGCCCAGGGTCTTGGCCGGGAAGAAGGAGAGCACACCGCCGGCGCCCAGCAGTCCGGCGTGCGTGCCGTCCTGACGCATGCCGACGGCCTCCGCGCTGTCCTCCACAACGGTCAGTCCGCGCCGTCGCGCGACCTCGTGCACGCCCCTGATGTCGGCCAACCGGTCGAACAGGTGCACAGGCATGACCATGCGGGTGCGGGGCGTGGCCACGGCGTCGACGGAACGCGGGTCGATCCCGTATCCGCGCTCCTCGATGTCGGCGAAGACCGGGACGCCCCCGGCGAGCACCACGGAGGTGGCCGTGGCGACGAAGGTGTAGGCGGGCACCACGACCTCGTCACCGGGCCGCAGGCCGGCCGCCCGCAGGAGCAGGACCAGGGCGTCGGTACCGGAGTTGACGCCCACCACGTGGGACGCGCCCGTCCAGCGCGCGAGTGCGCGTTCGAACTCGGCGACGCCCGCTCCGTGGGAGAACTTGCCCCTGTCCAGCACTCGCGTGCAGTGGGCGCGGATCTCGGGCCACAGGCGTGCGAACGTGGCGGCCTGTGTGAAGAAGGGGACCGGAGCGGCCCCGGACCCGTCGCGGGACAGGGTCTCCTCGGAGGGTGGGAGTGTTCTCTCCACGGTTCCATTCCTGTGCGTGTCGAGCAGCGGAGGCGGCGTCCCCCTGTCGGGGGCACGTGGACCGTGGCGGGGCCGGACCGGCCGGCCCCGCCACGGAGCTCGTCGGATCAGGCGCCGAGCAGCGGGATGTCGTTGCGGCCGAGGTGGTAGTCGCGGACGGCGTCGACCAGCTCCGACACGGAGAGCTGACCACTGCCGTCGGCGTCCAGCTGGCGGAACGCCTCGTCCGCGGCGCTCTGGTCGAGGCCGATGGCGTCGAACCACTTCGCCATCTCCGACGGGCTGACCTCGCCGTCGTTGTCGGTGTCCAGGACGTTGACGATCGCCTGGATGGTCGGGGCCACGACCGAGGAGAATCCGGCGTCGCCCTTGCTGATGATCTCCTGCTCGGCGACCCGGAGGAACTCCGCCTTGTCCATCCGGTTCGTCCCGGCCGCGTTGGCCAGGTGGTCGAACATGGCCAGGTAGGCCCGCTTGAGCTCGGTGCCGGCGGCGCTGCCCTGCGCTCCCAGAGCGTTGATGATGCCGTCGGCCTCGCTCTCGAAGTCCGAGCGCTCGATGACGCCGTTGCCGTTCGAGTCCCAGAGGCGGAAGCGCTCTTCGAGACGGGTGTTCTCCTTGACTCCAACTGCCATGACACATTTCCTAACTGTTGAATTCAGGCAGCCCTTTTAAAGGCACCTACGACGAATGCAGAATTACGTGGGAGGCCATCGGAATTCCGACGGCGTCTGCAATAGAGATACTACCTGCCACTCAGCCCGCAAAACAGCCGCCCACAGGATTTTCTTGCTGTTTTCTGCAACCGGACGACGAAGTCCATTCACAGTGATAAACAATTAAGAAATATTCGGACAAAGGGTCGCCGCCGACCCTTGGCCGACGGCTTGCGGATCGGCCTCGGCCCCGCCCTGCAGGAACTGCAGCGGCTCGCCCGGACGCAGCCCCAGATCCCGGCCCGTCCGCACCGGATCGGCGTGGACGAGCACGTTGTAGTGGTTGGGGAAGTGGCAGGCGTCGAATCCCAGGAGCACACCGACCCGGCGCGCGCCGACCCAGAGCTCGTCGCCCCGGTCCAGCACGCCCGCGCTGGTGATCTCGGCGAATCCCAGGAAGCCGACACGGTCGATACGCGTCCCCTCCCGGGTTCCGGTGTGGTCGGTGAGGACCAGTTCGTGGACCTCGCCCGCGCGCACGCACCGGCTCGCGAACGGTTCGAGCCGCATGCCGCGCTCCGTACGCCGGTGCACGAGCACCTTGACCAGGGTCGCCGTGACGGCCCGC from Nocardiopsis aegyptia harbors:
- a CDS encoding DegT/DnrJ/EryC1/StrS family aminotransferase — encoded protein: MTAVTAETIRFFPPDLFEDDRAALLDAVYSIGTGTDQKFILGERTARLERALREDLGAADVVACSSGTSALTLILAAMGVGPGDEVVVPAFGCAPLASTVANRGARPVFADIDPRTLTADPAAAEALITERTKALMPAHMFSVMADMPAFRALADRHGLRLVEDSAVAQGGTLRGRPAGLWGDAGVYSFVQVKTFGMPGEGGAVVTGDTSLAADVRMLRNHGQDGVHRFRHHRVGYNSRFDEVMADFQLRRLAGLPGRLARRAEIAGYYSDRFAPLADRGIVAPPVGGDGRCHYVYAVLAERRDALVDHLAAHGVDSHVYYPRALPEQPAFVPYAAGGVRPVHAESAARRNLALPLYPHLSDAQVEHIADTVCAFAASREKTP
- a CDS encoding DegT/DnrJ/EryC1/StrS family aminotransferase; this translates as MERTLPPSEETLSRDGSGAAPVPFFTQAATFARLWPEIRAHCTRVLDRGKFSHGAGVAEFERALARWTGASHVVGVNSGTDALVLLLRAAGLRPGDEVVVPAYTFVATATSVVLAGGVPVFADIEERGYGIDPRSVDAVATPRTRMVMPVHLFDRLADIRGVHEVARRRGLTVVEDSAEAVGMRQDGTHAGLLGAGGVLSFFPAKTLGAIGDAGALLTDDDTVAETARALRHHGRSGRTLDHFPGISNPTVHSGYNSKMDDIQAAVLLAKLGRLDDDIARRAELSARYDERLRAVPGVLAVPGDVPPHPGGNRVSYVHLIEVEERDALASHLGARGIATEVYYPTPLHLQPCFAHLGHRPGDFPRAEAACAAALALPLHADLADADVDRVCDGIEDFFTGRRR
- a CDS encoding EF-hand domain-containing protein encodes the protein MAVGVKENTRLEERFRLWDSNGNGVIERSDFESEADGIINALGAQGSAAGTELKRAYLAMFDHLANAAGTNRMDKAEFLRVAEQEIISKGDAGFSSVVAPTIQAIVNVLDTDNDGEVSPSEMAKWFDAIGLDQSAADEAFRQLDADGSGQLSVSELVDAVRDYHLGRNDIPLLGA
- a CDS encoding DUF6917 domain-containing protein, with the protein product MNPHEDGAKRAVTATLVKVLVHRRTERGMRLEPFASRCVRAGEVHELVLTDHTGTREGTRIDRVGFLGFAEITSAGVLDRGDELWVGARRVGVLLGFDACHFPNHYNVLVHADPVRTGRDLGLRPGEPLQFLQGGAEADPQAVGQGSAATLCPNIS